Proteins encoded by one window of Cystobacter ferrugineus:
- a CDS encoding STM4014 family protein: MGAPPFLLIGNPENRRVTLFQAALASQGLPPAHVVPWRELLRDPAALGDLPDTERLVRIDAAGESFEVEKALLKRGHEEARALGCAVLTPEQIDALPEDHGRILCPRQYHLGFLRTLRQLEAIFAEHPRWRVLSSPASIAELFDKRITSRKYAARGIPVPPSLEGITDVESLRTRMREEGWREAFVKLSCGSSASCLGIFRLGRSDESLFTTLEQTDTGWYNSLNVRRLREPGRVEAALEFLLREGSQVERALPKARLRGDFFDCRVLMVRGEPAFTVIRQSRHPITNLHLGGKRGDMKAFLEAVPPRELEAAMETCRQVARSHDCLHVGIDLMYEAHFQNHYVLEANAFGDLLPNLRRDGLSVYEWEIREALR, from the coding sequence GTGGGCGCGCCGCCTTTCCTGCTCATCGGCAATCCGGAGAACCGGCGCGTCACGCTCTTCCAGGCGGCCCTGGCCTCCCAGGGCCTTCCTCCCGCGCACGTGGTGCCCTGGCGGGAGCTGCTGCGAGACCCGGCCGCGCTCGGGGACCTGCCGGACACCGAGCGGCTCGTGCGCATCGACGCCGCGGGCGAGAGCTTCGAGGTGGAGAAGGCGCTGCTGAAGCGGGGCCACGAGGAAGCGCGGGCGCTCGGGTGCGCCGTGCTCACGCCCGAGCAGATCGACGCCCTCCCGGAGGACCACGGGCGCATCCTCTGCCCGAGGCAGTACCACCTGGGCTTCCTGCGGACGCTGCGCCAGTTGGAGGCCATCTTCGCCGAGCACCCCCGCTGGCGGGTGCTCTCCTCACCCGCCAGCATCGCGGAGCTTTTCGACAAGCGCATTACCTCGCGGAAGTACGCGGCGCGGGGCATTCCGGTGCCGCCGTCGCTGGAGGGCATCACGGACGTGGAGTCGCTGCGGACGCGGATGCGGGAGGAGGGCTGGCGCGAGGCGTTCGTGAAGCTCTCGTGTGGCTCCTCGGCGTCGTGCCTGGGCATCTTCCGGCTGGGCCGCTCGGACGAGTCCCTGTTCACCACCCTCGAGCAGACGGACACCGGCTGGTACAACTCGCTCAATGTGCGCCGCCTGCGGGAGCCTGGGCGGGTGGAGGCGGCCCTGGAGTTCCTCCTGCGCGAGGGCTCGCAAGTGGAGCGGGCCCTGCCCAAGGCGAGGCTGCGCGGGGACTTCTTCGACTGCCGGGTGCTGATGGTGCGGGGCGAGCCGGCCTTCACCGTCATCCGTCAGAGCCGCCACCCCATCACCAACCTGCACCTGGGGGGCAAGCGCGGCGACATGAAGGCCTTCCTCGAGGCGGTGCCTCCGCGCGAGCTGGAGGCGGCGATGGAGACGTGCCGCCAGGTGGCGCGGTCCCATGACTGCCTGCACGTGGGCATCGATCTCATGTACGAGGCGCACTTCCAGAACCATTACGTCCTGGAGGCCAACGCCTTCGGAGATCTGCTGCCCAACCTGCGGCGCGACGGGCTCTCCGTCTACGAGTGGGAGATCCGCGAGGCGCTGCGCTGA
- a CDS encoding WGR domain-containing protein gives MPLYEFKEGSSSKFWEITLSGNSFTTRWGKIGTKGQEKTQNFSNPIEAKREYDKLVAEKTKKGYELAEGQEAPEEDEDGGDSANLAKRNPELEAAIEKDPDNVEGYLVYGDWLQSQGDPRGELIALQCAAHQASGEEATKLKRQASALVRKYKKYLLGALADKEDNEVEVGWRFGFIQSARLARGDFDSEFDSAEAVKHLMALPSARFLRELTFGMADYEENDYSEAIEALAGTTCPTLETLFIGDFEYPDETEISWTHLQDISPVYKAFPRLRSLKVRGGELELGEVNLPELREFTVETGGLPLDAVKSIVKANWPKLERLEVWFGSENYGAGGGVDDIQPLLDGKGVPALKHLGLRNAEFTNELCKALPRAKILPQLETLDLSMGTMTKEGAEALVANAAAFKHLKRLDVTENLLSDEAQKQVAKLGEHVAHGNQRDDYDEDDDYRYVAVGE, from the coding sequence ATGCCGCTTTACGAGTTCAAGGAGGGCAGCTCCAGCAAGTTCTGGGAGATCACCCTCTCGGGAAACAGCTTCACCACGCGCTGGGGGAAGATCGGCACGAAGGGCCAGGAGAAGACGCAGAACTTCTCCAACCCTATCGAGGCCAAGCGCGAGTACGACAAGCTCGTCGCCGAGAAGACGAAGAAGGGCTACGAGCTGGCCGAGGGCCAGGAGGCGCCCGAGGAGGACGAGGACGGCGGTGACTCGGCGAACCTGGCCAAACGCAATCCGGAGCTCGAGGCGGCCATCGAGAAGGACCCGGACAACGTGGAGGGCTACCTCGTCTATGGCGACTGGCTGCAGAGCCAGGGAGACCCTCGCGGCGAGCTGATCGCCCTGCAGTGCGCGGCGCATCAGGCGTCGGGCGAGGAGGCCACGAAGCTCAAGCGTCAGGCGTCGGCGCTGGTGCGCAAGTACAAGAAGTACCTGCTGGGGGCGCTGGCGGACAAGGAGGACAACGAGGTGGAAGTGGGGTGGCGCTTCGGCTTCATCCAGAGCGCCCGCCTGGCCCGGGGAGACTTCGACTCGGAGTTCGATTCCGCCGAGGCGGTGAAGCACCTGATGGCGCTGCCCTCGGCCCGCTTCCTGCGCGAGCTCACCTTCGGCATGGCGGATTACGAGGAGAACGACTACAGCGAGGCCATCGAGGCGCTGGCGGGGACGACGTGCCCCACGCTGGAGACGCTCTTCATCGGCGACTTCGAGTATCCGGACGAGACGGAGATCTCCTGGACGCACCTGCAAGACATCTCGCCGGTGTACAAGGCGTTCCCCCGCCTGCGCTCGTTGAAGGTGCGCGGAGGCGAGCTGGAGCTGGGCGAGGTGAACCTGCCGGAGCTGCGTGAGTTCACCGTGGAGACGGGTGGGTTGCCGCTGGATGCGGTCAAGTCCATCGTGAAGGCGAACTGGCCGAAGCTGGAGCGGCTGGAGGTGTGGTTCGGCTCGGAGAACTACGGCGCGGGAGGCGGCGTGGACGACATCCAGCCCCTGCTCGACGGCAAGGGCGTGCCGGCGCTCAAGCACCTGGGGCTGCGCAACGCGGAGTTCACCAACGAGCTGTGCAAGGCGCTGCCGCGGGCGAAGATCCTCCCCCAGCTCGAGACGCTGGATCTGTCCATGGGCACGATGACGAAGGAGGGCGCGGAGGCGCTGGTGGCGAACGCGGCGGCCTTCAAGCACCTCAAGCGCCTGGACGTGACGGAGAACCTCTTGTCGGACGAGGCCCAGAAGCAGGTGGCGAAGCTGGGCGAGCACGTGGCTCACGGCAACCAGCGTGACGACTACGACGAGGACGACGACTACCGCTACGTGGCGGTGGGCGAGTAG
- a CDS encoding AAA family ATPase, with product MSVPTREPADGRSAVDPITELSHEALSRESQALRERINRFRLSLGRHFVGKQTLVDLMTVAAVAQEPLLLVGPPGTAKSELVLKFKDALRIGDEDYFEYLLTRFTEPSEVLGPIDINLLRQGRYMRRERGKLPTARLVFLDEVFKASSAILNALLTVINERKFYQDGAPQPVRLKVLFAATNELPEHAELGALKDRFCLKAACRPVQDRYFLELIDAGLESQTQRELNQKPWAEGHATLEDFLKAHRYLTLVMSRREPGPEGRELRDRELFFRDELLREFRRVVQTLTREDGVFISDRKLVKLYRLLRTRAWIFHGGAVEREDLVLLSFLGETREEIDLLEEKVPRLLGLT from the coding sequence ATGAGCGTTCCCACTCGGGAGCCCGCGGACGGCCGGAGCGCCGTCGACCCCATCACCGAGCTGTCCCACGAGGCGCTCTCGCGCGAGTCCCAGGCGCTGCGCGAGCGCATCAACCGCTTCCGGCTCTCGCTGGGGCGGCACTTCGTGGGGAAGCAGACGTTGGTGGACCTGATGACGGTGGCGGCGGTGGCGCAGGAGCCGCTGCTGCTGGTGGGTCCGCCGGGCACGGCCAAGTCCGAGCTGGTGCTCAAGTTCAAGGACGCCCTGCGCATCGGGGACGAGGACTACTTCGAGTATCTGCTCACGCGCTTCACCGAGCCCTCGGAGGTGCTGGGCCCCATCGACATCAACCTCTTGCGGCAGGGCCGCTACATGCGGCGCGAGCGGGGCAAGCTGCCCACGGCGCGGCTCGTCTTCCTGGACGAGGTGTTCAAGGCCAGCTCGGCCATCCTCAACGCGCTGCTCACGGTCATCAACGAGCGCAAGTTCTACCAGGACGGCGCGCCCCAACCAGTGCGGCTCAAGGTGCTCTTCGCCGCCACCAACGAGCTGCCCGAGCACGCGGAGCTGGGGGCGCTCAAGGATCGCTTCTGCCTGAAGGCGGCCTGCCGCCCGGTGCAGGACCGCTACTTCCTCGAGCTCATCGACGCGGGCCTGGAGTCGCAGACGCAGCGCGAGCTGAACCAGAAGCCCTGGGCGGAGGGCCACGCCACGCTGGAGGACTTCCTCAAGGCCCACCGCTACCTGACGCTGGTGATGAGCCGGCGCGAGCCGGGGCCGGAGGGGCGAGAGCTGCGCGACCGGGAGCTGTTCTTCCGCGACGAGCTGCTGCGCGAGTTCCGCCGCGTGGTGCAGACGCTCACCCGCGAGGACGGCGTCTTCATCAGCGATCGCAAGCTGGTGAAACTCTACCGGCTGTTGCGCACGCGGGCGTGGATCTTCCATGGAGGCGCCGTCGAGCGGGAGGATCTGGTGCTGCTCTCCTTCCTGGGAGAGACGCGCGAGGAGATCGATCTGCTGGAGGAGAAGGTGCCTCGGCTGCTCGGGCTGACATGA